In Ruminiclostridium papyrosolvens DSM 2782, the following proteins share a genomic window:
- the rodA gene encoding rod shape-determining protein RodA, producing MYFVEKSQTTNPYKRFDYMLFISVLVLSGVGLIVLSSAVRTRPSILKSQILAMIMGVALCLILSIIDYRDLKVLSLFIFFGAMSMMVLVLFIGSGDELGSRSWLKIAGFSIQPSEYAKIAYIILASVFLERIKDSTEKNKSDIIKFIVYSGVAIGFVLLQKDLGTALVFGFIFLLFIYTVGIPYRYIFILGGGVLLSLPFIWVYVLNGKRRERILTFISPDRDPQGAGYNVIQSKVAVGSGRLFGQGYGSGLQTQSRNVPVNESDFIFSVVGEEFGFIGGVIIILLGLIILLRCIYIAKNSSDSYGSFLAIGVTGMLAFNFMENIGMSIGLLPVTGLPLPFVSAGGTAVLANYMAIGIVLSVSSRRKKVMFST from the coding sequence ATGTATTTCGTTGAAAAGTCACAAACGACAAATCCTTATAAGAGATTTGATTATATGTTGTTTATATCAGTTCTGGTCTTATCAGGAGTAGGACTTATTGTTCTCAGCAGTGCAGTAAGAACCAGACCGAGTATTCTGAAGTCACAGATACTTGCTATGATAATGGGAGTTGCACTGTGCCTTATCTTGAGCATAATAGATTATAGAGATTTAAAAGTGCTAAGTTTATTTATTTTTTTTGGTGCAATGTCTATGATGGTACTTGTATTGTTCATTGGTTCCGGTGATGAGTTGGGAAGCAGAAGCTGGCTGAAAATTGCCGGATTCAGTATACAACCGTCAGAATATGCAAAGATAGCTTATATTATTCTGGCTTCGGTTTTTCTGGAAAGAATTAAGGACAGTACTGAAAAAAATAAATCAGATATTATTAAGTTTATAGTTTACTCCGGAGTTGCCATAGGTTTTGTGCTTTTACAAAAGGACTTGGGAACAGCACTTGTATTTGGCTTTATATTTCTTCTATTTATATATACTGTGGGTATTCCTTACAGATATATATTCATCTTGGGGGGAGGGGTGTTGCTTTCATTACCCTTCATATGGGTTTATGTTTTGAATGGTAAGAGAAGGGAAAGAATTCTGACTTTTATTTCTCCTGACAGGGACCCTCAAGGGGCAGGTTATAATGTAATTCAATCCAAGGTTGCGGTGGGCTCGGGACGGCTGTTCGGACAAGGCTACGGAAGTGGGTTGCAGACCCAAAGCAGGAATGTCCCGGTAAATGAGTCTGACTTTATTTTCTCGGTGGTTGGTGAAGAATTTGGGTTTATCGGTGGTGTAATTATTATACTTTTAGGGTTGATAATTCTTTTGAGATGTATTTATATCGCAAAAAACTCAAGTGATTCCTATGGTTCATTTCTTGCAATAGGAGTGACTGGCATGTTGGCCTTTAATTTCATGGAGAATATAGGAATGAGTATAGGGCTGCTTCCGGTAACAGGTTTGCCGCTCCCTTTTGTAAGCGCGGGAGGAACTGCTGTACTGGCAAATTATATGGCCATAGGCATTGTGTTAAGTGTGTCTTCCAGACGAAAAAAAGTAATGTTTAGTACTTAG
- the mraZ gene encoding division/cell wall cluster transcriptional repressor MraZ — MFYGEYQHTIDPKGRAIVPSKFREGLGEKFILTKGLDGCLFAYSSEEWTSLENKLKSLPFTDKDVRAFIRFFFSGATECEVDKQGRILIPQNLREYAALEKDIYIIGVSSRVEIWKKAAWEAYNSDDNISADKIAEKMALLGI, encoded by the coding sequence TTGTTCTATGGTGAATACCAACATACAATTGACCCTAAAGGAAGAGCAATAGTACCTTCGAAGTTTCGTGAGGGGTTGGGTGAAAAGTTCATACTGACCAAGGGACTTGATGGTTGTCTATTTGCGTACTCATCTGAAGAGTGGACAAGCCTTGAAAACAAACTTAAATCCTTACCATTTACAGATAAGGATGTCCGGGCGTTTATCAGATTTTTCTTTTCTGGAGCAACGGAATGTGAAGTTGATAAACAGGGCAGGATATTGATACCACAGAATCTGCGTGAATACGCTGCTCTTGAAAAGGACATATATATAATTGGTGTGTCTTCAAGAGTGGAAATATGGAAAAAGGCGGCTTGGGAAGCTTACAATAGCGACGACAACATCAGTGCGGATAAAATTGCAGAAAAGATGGCGTTACTCGGTATATAG
- the rsmH gene encoding 16S rRNA (cytosine(1402)-N(4))-methyltransferase RsmH: MEFKHKSVLLDECIENLNINQDGIYVDGTIGGAGHSSEIYKRLGEKGCLIGLDQDSFAVETSVKRLSEIESQADFKVVNTNFKNIRKACSELGIDEVDGILLDLGVSSHQLDEASRGFSYQHDAPLDMRMDTKSDLSAYDVVNKYSEQDIYRIIRDYGEEKWSSRIAKFIVEARSNKPVETTYELVDIIKRAVPSSARRDGPHPAKRTFQAIRIEVNNELGILNKTIEDCVDLLKGEGRLCIITFHSLEDRIVKLQFNKMVNPCTCPTSFPVCVCGKKPRAKLVNRKPIVSGVSELEENPRARSAKLRVLQKI, translated from the coding sequence ATGGAATTTAAACATAAATCCGTATTACTTGATGAGTGCATTGAAAATCTGAACATAAATCAGGATGGTATTTATGTTGACGGTACTATTGGCGGAGCGGGACATTCATCAGAGATATATAAAAGACTAGGTGAAAAGGGATGTTTGATAGGTCTTGACCAAGATAGCTTTGCTGTAGAAACATCGGTTAAGAGGCTTAGTGAAATTGAGTCACAGGCAGATTTCAAGGTTGTAAATACTAATTTTAAGAATATACGCAAGGCATGTTCAGAGTTGGGAATTGATGAAGTAGACGGTATTCTTCTGGACTTGGGAGTTTCGTCCCATCAATTGGATGAAGCATCCAGAGGTTTTAGTTACCAACATGATGCACCCCTTGACATGAGAATGGATACAAAATCAGACCTGTCAGCTTATGACGTGGTAAACAAGTATTCAGAGCAAGATATATACCGTATAATACGTGACTACGGAGAAGAGAAATGGTCTTCACGGATAGCAAAATTCATTGTGGAAGCCAGAAGTAATAAACCTGTGGAGACTACCTATGAATTGGTAGACATAATAAAAAGGGCAGTTCCAAGCTCTGCCAGAAGAGACGGTCCTCATCCGGCAAAAAGAACTTTTCAGGCTATCAGAATTGAAGTAAATAACGAGCTTGGAATATTGAATAAAACTATTGAAGATTGTGTAGATTTGCTTAAAGGCGAAGGACGGTTATGTATTATAACTTTCCATTCCTTGGAAGATAGAATAGTTAAGCTTCAGTTTAACAAAATGGTAAATCCATGTACCTGTCCCACATCCTTTCCTGTATGTGTTTGTGGGAAAAAACCCCGGGCAAAGCTTGTAAATAGAAAGCCAATTGTTTCGGGCGTAAGTGAACTGGAGGAAAATCCAAGAGCAAGAAGTGCGAAATTAAGGGTACTACAAAAAATTTAA
- a CDS encoding cell division protein FtsL, producing MAETKNEYVHGSLAEKIKYDPYEDNAILKSKKTARNNKKVKARIVFNIFLVFAMFIVVMFRYAQISQLNYENNILKRDYTKIQNENQLLLIDIQNAMDLKNIRQIAETKLDMHKPYKSQIVYVSIPKKDVTITANKEQSKLTALFNGIHKSFNKFLNMIY from the coding sequence GTGGCAGAGACAAAAAATGAATATGTACACGGCTCCTTAGCGGAAAAAATAAAATATGACCCATACGAAGATAATGCCATACTCAAGTCAAAAAAGACAGCAAGAAACAACAAAAAAGTTAAAGCAAGAATTGTATTTAACATTTTTCTTGTTTTTGCAATGTTTATTGTTGTTATGTTTAGGTATGCTCAAATCAGTCAGTTGAATTATGAAAATAACATACTGAAAAGAGATTATACCAAGATACAGAATGAAAATCAATTGTTGCTTATTGATATACAGAATGCCATGGATTTAAAGAATATAAGACAAATCGCAGAAACAAAGCTGGACATGCACAAGCCTTACAAGTCACAGATTGTTTATGTAAGTATACCAAAAAAGGATGTTACAATTACAGCAAACAAGGAGCAATCAAAGCTAACAGCACTGTTCAATGGTATACATAAAAGCTTTAACAAGTTTTTAAACATGATTTATTAG